A stretch of the Panicum virgatum strain AP13 chromosome 9N, P.virgatum_v5, whole genome shotgun sequence genome encodes the following:
- the LOC120689341 gene encoding allene oxide synthase 2-like: MASSDQQGSSGGAPKPVPGSYGLPVIGAVRDRLDFYYFQGQDKYFESRVERYGSTVVRINVPPGPFMAKDPRVVAVLDAKSFPVLFDMDKVEKKNLFTGTYMPSTSLTGGYRVCSYLDPSEPTHAKVKQVLFNLLLSRKDEVIPTFHSNFSSLLATVESELARAGKAEFNKLNDVTSFDFIGEAYFGVRPSSTDLGSGGPTKAAKWLIWLHPLVTLGLPKILEEPLLHTFHLPPFLVKGDYKALYRYYSAAGKQALDMAEGLGLSREEACHNLLFATTFNSYGGLKVFFPGLVANVAGAGEKIHERHAKKDLEIESHDGVFQVRKGEMLFGYQPCATKDARVFGATAGQFVPDRFVGDEGSKLLQYVYWSNGRETESPSVGNKQCPGKNLVVLVGRLLVVELFLRYDTFTATVDTELLGTSVFFTGVTKATSGPGASSSE, from the exons ATGGCGAGCTCCGATCAGCAGGGTTCGTCCGGCGGCGCTCCGAAGCCGGTGCCGGGCAGCTACGGGCTGCCGGTGATCGGCGCCGTGCGGGACCGCCTGGACTTCTACTACTTCCAGGGCCAGGACAAGTACTTCGAGTCCCGCGTCGAGCGCTACGGCTCCACCGTCGTGCGCATCAACGTGCCGCCGGGCCCGTTCATGGCCAAGGACCCGCGGGTGGTCGCCGTCCTCGACGCCAAGAGCTTCCCCGTGCTCTTCGACATGGACAAGGTCGAGAAGAAGAACCTCTTCACGGGCACCTACATGCCCTCCACCTCGCTCACCGGCGGCTACCGCGTGTGCTCGTACCTGGACCCGTCCGAGCCCACCCACGCCAAGGTCAAGCAGGTGCTCTTCAACCTCCTGCTCTCCCGCAAGGATGAGGTCATCCCGACCTTCCACTCCAACTTCTCCTCGCTCCTCGCCACCGTCGAATCGGAGCTCGCCAGGGCCGGCAAGGCCGAGTTCAACAAGCTCAACGACGTCACGTCCTTCGACTTCATCGGCGAGGCCTACTTCGGCGTGCGCCCCTCGTCAACCGACCTCGGCAGCGGCGGGCCGACCAAGGCCGCCAAGTGGCTCATCTGGCTCCACCCCCTCGTCACGCTCGGCCTGCCCAAGATCCTCGAGGAGccgctcctccacaccttccACCTCCCGCCCTTCCTCGTCAAGGGCGACTACAAGGCGCTGTACAGGTACTACTCGGCCGCCGGGAAGCAGGCGCTCGACATGGCCGAGGGCCTGGGCCTGTCGCGGGAGGAGGCCTGCCACAACCTGCTGTTCGCCACGACGTTCAACAGTTACGGCGGCCTCAAGGTGTTCTTCCCGGGTCTCGTGGCgaacgtcgccggcgccggcgagaagATCCACGAGC GGCACGCCAAGAAGGACCTGGAGATCGAGAGCCACGACGGCGTGTTCCAGGTGAGGAAGGGCGAGATGCTGTTCGGGTACCAGCCGTGCGCCACCAAGGACGCCCGCGTGTTCGGCGCCACGGCGGGGCAGTTCGTGCCCGACCGGTTCGTCGGCGACGAGGGCAGCAAGCTGCTGCAGTACGTGTACTGGTCCAACGGCCGCGAGACCGAGAGCCCCAGCGTCGGCAACAAGCAGTGCCCCGGCAAGAACTTGGTGGTGCTCGTCGGCAGGCTCCTCGTCGTAGAGCTGTTCCTCCGCTACGACACCTTCACCGCCACCGTCGACACGGAGTTGCTTGGCACCAGCGTCTTCTTCACCGGCGTGACAAAGGCTACATCCGGCCCTGGCGCCAGCAGCAGCGAGTAG